The window GCCACCAACAGGTCCGCCGCCTTCTGGGCCGCTTCCCGGGGCACGGTGAGGAGGGCGATCTCAATGCGGCCGGGAACCCGCTGGGGCAGGAGGTCCACGTGCTCAATGACCCCGCCCCGCACCGGGCGGCCCACCTTCTCCGGGTCCACGTCAAAGAAGCCCCTGAGCTCAAAGCTCTCCCCGAACCCCGGGTAGTCGGCCAGGGCGCTCCCGAGCCGGCCCATGCCCACGATGCACAGGCCCCACTTGCGGTTGAGCCCCAGGATGTGGCGGAGCTCCCGCTTCAGGACGGGGACGGTGTACCCCACCCCGCGCGTCCCGTAGGAGCCGAAGTAGGAAAGGTCCTTCCGCACCTGGAAGGCCGTGACCTGGGCGAGCTCCCCAAGCTGCTCGGAGCTCGTCCGGTGAACCCCCTGGGCCTCCAGCTCCTCCAGGATGCGGAGGTAGGTGATCAGGCGGCTGATGGCCGCTTCGGGGACCTTCATCGCACCTCCAAGGCCTCGAGGCCCAGCGCCTTGAGCCGGGCCTTCACCTCGTCCACCTGGCCCACGGGCACGGGGCCCACCCGCACCCGGTGCAGGCCGTCCTCGCTCAGGACCACGCTGAACCCCAGCCCACGGAGCTTCTCCGCCAAGGCGAGGGCGTTTTCCCGCTTCTGGAAGGCCCCCACCTGGAGGTAGACCCGCTCGGGGGAGAGGGGCGCCGGGCCCTCCCCCCGGTAGACCTGGGGGGCGTAGTCCCGGAGGGCCTCGGCCACCCTCCTGGCCTCGGCCTCGGTGGCGTAGGGGCCCACCACCACCCGCGTGAGGCTTCCGGCGGGCTCCAACCGTGCGGGGTAGCCCTGGTCCGCCAGCGCCTGGCGCAACCTGGCGGCGTTCTCGGGGTTGGCGAAGGCCCCCACCGCCACCCGGTAGACCCCCTGAGGACTTGCGGGCGGGGAAGCCGCGCCGGCGCTAGACCGGGCGGGCTCCGAAGGCGAAGGCGCCGAGACGGGCGCGCGCCCCGAGGCCTCCCCCGGGGAGGGAGCGGGCGGCGCCTCGGGCAGGGGCAGGACGGTGACCACGGGCTCCTCCGCGGGGGCCTCGCCAGCGGGGCCAGGCGCCGTGGCCGCGGGCGCCTGCGGGGCCGGGGGCGGGGCCGGGCGCGCGGCGAAGGGGTTTAGGCCCACGAGGTAGAGGACCACGCCCACCGCCACCACGGCGATGAGGACGAAGATGAGAAAGTCCAGCCAGTTCTCCCTTAGCCAGCGCATCCTACCTCCCGAGAAGGGCCCGGGCCTCCCTCGAGCCCAAGGCGGCGGCCTGCCTCAGGGCCCGGTCGGCCTCCGCTTGGCGGCCCAGGCCCCGGAGGGCCAGGCCCAGGTTGTACCAGGCGGCGGCGGAGGAGGGGTCCTTGGCCAGGACCTCGCGCAGCACGAGCTCCGCCTGGCCGAAGCGCTTGACGAGGACGAGGGCCGCCCCCAGGTTCACCCCCACCTGGGGGTCGCGGGTGGCCTCGTAGGCGGCCTGGAGGGCCGCCACCGCCTCCTCGCCCTGGCCCTCCTCCAGGAGGAGGCTTCCCCGCAAGGCCAGGGCCTGGGGCGAGGCGAGCCCCTCGAGGA of the Thermus thermophilus HB8 genome contains:
- a CDS encoding SPOR domain-containing protein, whose product is MRWLRENWLDFLIFVLIAVVAVGVVLYLVGLNPFAARPAPPPAPQAPAATAPGPAGEAPAEEPVVTVLPLPEAPPAPSPGEASGRAPVSAPSPSEPARSSAGAASPPASPQGVYRVAVGAFANPENAARLRQALADQGYPARLEPAGSLTRVVVGPYATEAEARRVAEALRDYAPQVYRGEGPAPLSPERVYLQVGAFQKRENALALAEKLRGLGFSVVLSEDGLHRVRVGPVPVGQVDEVKARLKALGLEALEVR
- a CDS encoding redox-sensing transcriptional repressor Rex, which gives rise to MKVPEAAISRLITYLRILEELEAQGVHRTSSEQLGELAQVTAFQVRKDLSYFGSYGTRGVGYTVPVLKRELRHILGLNRKWGLCIVGMGRLGSALADYPGFGESFELRGFFDVDPEKVGRPVRGGVIEHVDLLPQRVPGRIEIALLTVPREAAQKAADLLVAAGIKGILNFAPVVLEVPKEVAVENVDFLAGLTRLSFAILNPKWREEMMG